A genome region from Pristis pectinata isolate sPriPec2 chromosome 4, sPriPec2.1.pri, whole genome shotgun sequence includes the following:
- the thoc3 gene encoding THO complex subunit 3, with product MAATYLLETQEHFKSNGRTKEFSAHAAKVHSVAWSCDGRRLASGSFDKTASVFVLEKDRLVKENNYRGHGDSVDQLCWHPTNADLFVTASGDKTVRIWDVRTTKCVATVNTKGENINICWSPDGQTIAVGNKDDVVTFIDAKSHRSRAEEQFKFEVNEISWNNDNDMFFLTNGNGCINLLSYPELKPIQSINAHPSNCICIKFDPTGKYFATGSADALVSLWSVDELVCVRCFSRLDWPVRTLSFSHDGKMLASASEDHFIDIAEVETGEKLWEVQCDSPTFTVAWHPKRPLLAFACDDKDGKYDNSREAGTVKLFGLPNDS from the exons ATGGCGGCCACGTACCTGCTCGAGACGCAGGAACATTTCAAATCCAACGGCCGCACCAAGGAGTTCTCGGCGCACGCCGCCAAGGTGCACTCGGTGGCCTGGAGCTGCGACGGCCGCAGGCTCGCCTCCGGCTCCTTCGACAAGACGGCCAGCGTCTTCGTGTTGGAGAAGGACAGGCTG GTTAAGGAGAATAACTATCGTGGTCACGGTGATAGCGTAGACCAACTCTGTTGGCATCCTACCAATGCAGACCTTTTTGTGACTGCTTCTGGTGATAAAACTGTACGAATCTGGGATGTCAGAACTACAAAATGTGTTGCTACTGTCAACACAAAAG gTGAGAATATTAACATCTGTTGGAGTCCTGATGGCCAAACAATTGCTGTAGGAAACAAGGACGATGTGGTAACTTTCATTGATGCAAAATCACACCGATCGAGGGCTGAAGAACAGTTTAAGTTTGAAGTAAATGAGATCTCTTGGAACAATGATAATGATATGTTTTTCCTAACCAATGGCAATGGCTGCATCAACTTACTCAG TTATCCAGAGTTGAAACCTATTCAGTCAATCAATGCACATCCCTCGAACTGCATTTGCATTAAATTTGATCCAACAGGCAAATATTTTGCTACAGGAAGTGCTGATGCACTGGTCAGCCTTTGGAGTGTGGATGAACTTGTGTGTGTAAGATGCTTCTCCAG ACTTGACTGGCCTGTAAGAACGTTAAGCTTCAGCCATGATGGGAAAATGCTAGCATCAGCTTCTGAGGATCACTTCATAGACATTGCAGAAGTGGAAACTG GTGAAAAGCTATGGGAGGTGCAGTGTGACTCACCTACTTTTACTGTAGCATGGCATCCGAAGCGACCACTCTTGGCTTTTGCTTGTGATGACAAAGATGGCAAGTATGATAACAGTCGGGAAGCTGGAACTGTTAAACTTTTTGGACTCCCTAATGATTCGTGA